One Misgurnus anguillicaudatus chromosome 22, ASM2758022v2, whole genome shotgun sequence DNA segment encodes these proteins:
- the mtif3 gene encoding translation initiation factor IF-3, mitochondrial, translating to MSLGFLRFILGRVPLRPISHIIFPSSAVRPAWSHHHALSPLLRVSFCTDAENLDVADHPKETKKLDPRARVTFGSVGRKINQRHIRLLGEEGEELGTLHRAEVIRMMDETGLKLVAVNDNSDPPVYRLMRGKQIHEEQLKLREMQKAKTGPVQSKELNFSSDISQHDLDTKLRQVVSWLEKKNHVRLTIKARSGSETPLDKVLTQMVEKISLPVGFVSKPTVVRGGRAAMCVLRLASAKELRQKATETSNKQDLEKPKTPLTSTTEKSKD from the exons ATGTCTTTAGGTTTCCTGAGGTTTATTTTGGGTCGTGTTCCTCTTCGACCCATCAGCCACATCATCTTCCCTTCATCGGCTGTCAGACCTGCATGGAGTCATCATCACGCGCTCTCACCCTTGCTGCGCGTCTCCTTCTGCACAGATGCTGAAAATCTCGATGTGGCCGATCACCCGAAGGAAACGAAAAAGCTGGACCCACGAGCACGGGTGACTTTTGGCAGTGTGGGTAGAAAGATCAATCAGCGCCACATACGATTATTGGGTGAGGAGGGTGAGGAACTGGGCACGCTGCACCGTGCCGAAGTGATTCGAATGATGGACGAAACGGGACTGAAGCTTGTCGCGGTTAACGACAATTCTGATCCTCCGGTATACAGACTGATGAGAGGCAAACAGATTCATGAAGAGCAGCTAAAACTCAGAGAGATGCAGAAAGCGAAGACGG GTCCTGTCCAATCAAAGGAGCTGAATTTCTCCTCTGATATTTCCCAGCATGATTTGGACACTAAACTGCGTCAGGTTGTCAGCTGGTTGGAGAAGAAGAATCACGTCAGACTCACAATCAAAGCGAGAAGTGGCAGCGAAACACCGCTG GATAAAGTGCTGACACAGATGGTAGAGAAGATATCATTGCCGGTCGGTTTCGTATCTAAACCCACCGTTGTCCGTGGAGGACGGGCTGCCATGTGTGTCCTTCGCCTCGCCTCTGCCAAAGAACTGCGACAGAAAGCGACTGAGACTTCAAACAAGCAAGACTTGGAGAAACCAAAAACACCTTTAACCTCAACGACAGAGAAAtcaaaagactga
- the gtf3aa gene encoding general transcription factor IIIAa, whose amino-acid sequence MDETNNKPSGSFICSFPDCHAAYNKVWKLEAHLCKHTGVRPFHCEFSGCSKSFCTSHHLARHTLTHTGERPYKCAEEGCNAGFTTNTNLKKHISRIHRQETKQYVCTYEGCGKTFKKNNQLKTHECTHTLLLPYQCSYEGCERRFSQSGKLKRHEKVHQGYSCTSEGCTFVAKTWTEMTKHTKIHKVRIQCDECKKTFRDIWFLRQHQQVHTGERLVFHCPRQGCTRSYTTAFNLQSHILSFHEEQRSFVCPHPDCGKSFSMKQSLLRHTVVHDPEKKKQKKPHPKRSLASRLSGHKPDKKHSTQTLESGETSLSQAGQSLDLQIVRDLDTPASESHTTQKSDLTESKSCDLQPLTSKSVVNQSKSICSEFSDTARPVVHFLEPFLL is encoded by the exons ATGGATGAAACGAATAATAAGCCTAGCGGATCGTTTATATGCTCTTTTCCTGACTGTCACGCGGCGTACAACAAAGTATGGAAACTAGAAGCGCATCTATGTAAACATACAGGAGTG AGACCTTTTCATTGCGAGTTCAGTGGTTGCAGTAAATCATTCTGTACGAGTCATCACCTTGCTCGTCATACGCTGACACACACCGGAGAAAGACCTTACAAATGCGCAGAGGAAGGATGCAATGCAGGATTCACCACAAACACCAACTTGAAGAAGCACATTTCACGTATTCACAGACAAGAGACAAAACAATACGTA TGTACATATGAAGGATGTGGCAAAACGTTCAAGAAAAATAACCAGCTGAAGACTCACGAGTGTACGCACACCCTCCTCTTGCCGTACCA ATGTTCGTATGAAGGTTGCGAAAGACGCTTTTCACAGTCTGGTAAACTGAAGCGGCATGAGAAAGTGCACCAGG GTTATTCGTGTACGTCCGAGGGCTGCACGTTTGTGGCAAAGACCTGGACAGAGATGACGAAACACACGAAAATTCATAAG gtcAGGATACAGTGTGACGAGTGTAAGAAAACGTTTCGGGACATCTGGTTCTTGCGGCAACATCAGcaagttcacactggagagcgtCTGGTGTTCCACTGTCCCAGACAAGGATGCACGCGCTCGTACACGACTGCCTTTAACCTccaaagtcacattttgtcatTTCACGAAGAGCAGCGGTCGTTCGTCTGCCCCCACCCTGACTGTGGCAAATCCTTTTCAATGAAG CAAAGTTTACTGCGCCATACTGTTGTTCATGATCCTGAAAAGAAGAAACAG AAAAAGCCCCACCCAAAACGCTCTCTGGCGTCCCGTCTAAGTGGTCACAAACCAGACAAGAAACATTCAACGCAAACGTTAGAATCAGGCGAGACATCATTGTCACAGGCTGGACAGTCACTAGATCTTCAAATAGTTCGTGATTTAGATACGCCCGCATCCGAAAGTCATACAACCCAAAAATCAGACCTCACAGAATCAAAAAGTTGTGATTTACAGCCGCTTACATCTAAGAGTGTTGtcaaccaatcaaaatccaTCTGTTCTGAGTTCAGTGACACTGCACGTCCGGTGGTCCACTTTTTGGAGCCGTTCTTGTTATAG